A window of Nitrososphaerota archaeon contains these coding sequences:
- a CDS encoding universal stress protein, whose protein sequence is MLKDSADLARSGERALSEVFARKILVAVDGSEVSFKALGHALRIAKSEQSEVIAIHVIPKPPYSLSSQISDEDRLVANYYESARKQSQRWLGEVEYLARKAGVKAKVEVLVDATSIVESITTFAEMNNVDLIVTGTKGRSNSKKILMGSVATGVVTHAHCAVLVVR, encoded by the coding sequence ATGTTGAAGGACTCCGCGGATCTTGCTCGAAGCGGGGAAAGGGCTTTGAGCGAAGTTTTTGCGCGGAAGATTCTCGTGGCAGTTGACGGGTCTGAAGTGTCCTTCAAGGCGCTTGGACATGCCTTGAGGATCGCCAAGTCGGAGCAGTCAGAGGTTATTGCTATCCACGTGATTCCGAAGCCACCGTACAGCTTGTCTTCACAGATATCTGATGAAGATAGACTGGTGGCCAACTACTATGAAAGTGCGAGAAAGCAGTCTCAGAGGTGGTTAGGTGAGGTTGAGTATCTGGCCCGAAAGGCCGGGGTTAAAGCGAAGGTTGAAGTTCTAGTTGATGCCACATCAATAGTTGAGTCTATAACAACCTTCGCGGAGATGAATAATGTAGACCTCATCGTGACTGGAACTAAAGGCAGATCTAACTCAAAGAAGATTCTAATGGGAAGTGTGGCAACTGGAGTGGTCACCCATGCTCACTGTGCAGTCCTGGTTGTCAGATAG
- the eno gene encoding phosphopyruvate hydratase, which produces MASDDLRIRRVVAREILDSRGNPSVEVDIQTGRSNGRADVPSGASTGTHEALELRDGDKTRYNGKGVLKAVRNVSEVIGPKVVGLEVTKQQEIDRLMIKLDGTPNKTNLGANAILGVSLAAAKAAANGLGEPLYKYLGGDNARILPVPMMNVINGGKHAGSDLSIQEFMILPVGADRFSEALRIGAEVYQNLKKFLTEKYGRGAINVGDEGGFAPPMKTVREAFEALAKAVNMAGYEIGVDVVLGMDAAASEFYDEKSKTYRIDGDRLDSGKLIALYKELVEEYPVKSIEDPLQEDDFAGFSAMTKEIGKTVQIVGDDIFVTNVKRLQRGIDQGAANALLLKVNQIGTLTEAIEAAKLCFRNNYRVVVSHRSGETEDTTIADLAVAIGTGQIKTGAPARAERTAKYNQLLRIEENLGGSAKYLGIKALAGQ; this is translated from the coding sequence ATGGCATCTGATGATCTACGGATAAGAAGAGTCGTCGCTAGGGAGATCCTAGATTCCAGAGGCAACCCAAGCGTCGAGGTCGATATTCAAACTGGGAGGAGTAACGGAAGAGCTGATGTTCCTTCAGGCGCCTCGACAGGCACTCATGAAGCGCTAGAGCTTAGAGATGGTGATAAAACAAGGTACAATGGAAAGGGCGTTTTGAAGGCTGTTAGAAACGTCTCTGAGGTAATCGGACCGAAGGTAGTGGGACTCGAAGTGACGAAACAGCAAGAGATTGACAGGTTAATGATTAAGCTTGACGGGACACCTAACAAGACGAACCTCGGAGCCAACGCGATCCTCGGAGTATCGTTAGCCGCAGCAAAGGCAGCTGCGAACGGGTTAGGTGAACCACTTTACAAATACCTAGGTGGAGACAACGCTCGAATCCTGCCGGTGCCGATGATGAATGTGATTAACGGTGGGAAGCATGCTGGAAGTGATCTGAGCATCCAAGAATTCATGATTTTGCCTGTGGGAGCTGATCGGTTTAGTGAAGCGTTGAGAATCGGGGCTGAGGTTTACCAAAATCTGAAAAAATTCCTCACAGAGAAGTATGGTAGAGGAGCAATTAACGTCGGGGATGAAGGGGGATTTGCGCCTCCGATGAAGACGGTAAGAGAAGCTTTTGAAGCGCTCGCAAAAGCGGTGAATATGGCAGGCTATGAGATAGGTGTCGATGTTGTGCTTGGTATGGATGCCGCAGCCTCAGAGTTCTACGATGAGAAAAGCAAGACATACAGGATTGATGGTGACAGGCTTGACTCAGGAAAACTTATCGCACTGTACAAGGAGCTGGTTGAAGAGTACCCGGTAAAGTCGATTGAAGATCCTCTGCAGGAAGATGATTTCGCCGGCTTCTCCGCAATGACTAAGGAGATTGGTAAAACCGTTCAGATAGTCGGAGACGATATCTTCGTAACCAATGTTAAGAGGCTTCAGCGCGGAATCGATCAAGGTGCCGCTAATGCATTGCTTCTAAAGGTGAATCAGATCGGAACTCTCACCGAAGCGATAGAGGCGGCTAAACTCTGCTTCCGAAACAATTACAGAGTTGTTGTGAGCCACCGCTCAGGCGAAACCGAGGACACAACCATCGCTGATCTTGCAGTAGCGATTGGAACTGGGCAAATCAAGACCGGAGCACCTGCTCGCGCCGAAAGAACAGCGAAGTACAACCAACTTCTAAGGATCGAAGAGAATCTCGGCGGCTCAGCCAAGTATCTAGGAATAAAGGCCTTAGCAGGACAGTAA